A single region of the Anabaena sphaerica FACHB-251 genome encodes:
- a CDS encoding NADPH-dependent FMN reductase — protein sequence MVKIVGIGGSLRPGSYTQLGLQVAAQRVAALGAEVEILDLRQMQLPFCTGAKEYPEYPDVQRLRDTVGSANGLILATPEYHGGVSGVIKNALDLMSFDQLSGKVTGLISILGGQVNSNALNDLRIIMRWVHGWVIPEQIAIGQAYSAFSPEGKLLDEKLSQRFDQFAQSLVDNTRKLHGVN from the coding sequence ATGGTAAAAATTGTTGGTATTGGTGGTAGTTTAAGACCTGGCTCCTATACCCAGCTAGGGTTACAAGTAGCAGCACAACGAGTAGCAGCTTTAGGTGCAGAGGTAGAAATTCTCGATTTACGGCAAATGCAGCTACCTTTTTGTACTGGTGCTAAAGAATATCCAGAATATCCAGATGTACAACGCTTGCGCGATACTGTTGGCAGTGCTAACGGCTTAATTTTGGCTACACCAGAATATCATGGCGGCGTTAGTGGTGTTATCAAAAATGCTTTAGATTTAATGAGTTTTGATCAACTATCAGGGAAAGTGACAGGATTGATTAGTATTTTAGGTGGGCAAGTAAATAGTAATGCTCTCAATGACCTGCGAATCATTATGAGATGGGTGCATGGTTGGGTAATTCCCGAACAGATTGCTATTGGACAAGCTTACAGTGCTTTCAGTCCTGAAGGTAAGCTGCTGGATGAAAAATTATCTCAGCGGTTTGATCAGTTTGCTCAAAGCTTGGTAGATAATACGCGGAAGTTGCACGGAGTTAATTAG
- the ftsH gene encoding ATP-dependent zinc metalloprotease FtsH, translating to MTNVGKKALRKQRPTKRVPWTGALAAAMIMLPGIFGISPVLAQKVERNSLSYGELLQKTEQGAVKRVELDETEQIAKVYLADQKPDAPPIPVRLLDQNSELINKLKEKNVEFGQVSSANSRAAVGLLINLMWILPLVALMLLFLRRSTNASNQALNFGKSRARFQMEAKTGVKFDDVAGIEEAKEELQEVVTFLKQPEKFTAVGAKIPKGVLLVGPPGTGKTLLAKAIAGEAAVPFFSISGSEFVEMFVGVGASRVRDLFKKAKDNAPCIIFIDEIDAVGRQRGAGIGGGNDEREQTLNQLLTEMDGFEGNTGIIIIAATNRPDVLDSALLRPGRFDRQVMVDAPDLKGRLEILQVHARNKKLDPSVSLDAIARRTPGFTGADLANLLNEAAILTARRRKEAITILEIDDAVDRVVAGMEGAALVDSKNKRLIAYHEVGHALIGTLVKEHDPVQKVTLIPRGQALGLTWFTPNEEQGLISRSQILARIMAALGGRAAEEIVFGKPEVTTGAGQDLQQVTNMARQMVTRFGMSDLGPLSLESPNQEVFLGRDWGNKSEYSEEIAAKIDAQVREIVSNCYVKVKELLQENRMVLERLVDLLAEQETIDGDLFRKIVEENSQVRVKDERLAVPH from the coding sequence ATGACAAATGTTGGTAAAAAAGCATTGAGAAAACAGCGTCCCACAAAGCGCGTTCCTTGGACTGGGGCATTAGCAGCCGCTATGATCATGTTGCCGGGAATTTTCGGGATTAGTCCCGTCTTGGCACAAAAAGTAGAGCGTAACTCTTTATCTTATGGGGAATTGCTCCAGAAAACAGAGCAAGGGGCAGTTAAAAGAGTAGAACTTGATGAAACTGAACAAATAGCTAAAGTTTATCTAGCCGATCAAAAGCCAGATGCACCACCTATACCGGTGCGACTTTTAGATCAAAACTCTGAGTTAATTAACAAACTCAAAGAAAAAAATGTTGAGTTTGGTCAGGTTTCCTCCGCTAACAGCAGAGCAGCTGTGGGGCTATTAATCAACCTGATGTGGATTTTACCACTAGTGGCTTTAATGCTGTTGTTCCTGCGCCGTTCTACCAATGCTTCTAACCAAGCTTTGAATTTTGGCAAATCCCGCGCTCGGTTTCAAATGGAAGCCAAAACCGGGGTAAAATTTGATGATGTGGCGGGAATTGAAGAAGCCAAGGAAGAATTACAGGAAGTTGTGACTTTCCTCAAACAACCGGAAAAATTTACGGCGGTGGGTGCAAAAATTCCTAAAGGTGTGCTGTTGGTTGGACCTCCAGGTACTGGTAAAACTCTACTAGCAAAGGCGATCGCTGGGGAAGCCGCTGTACCATTCTTTAGTATTTCCGGTTCTGAATTTGTCGAAATGTTCGTGGGTGTGGGTGCTTCCCGTGTCCGCGACTTGTTCAAAAAAGCCAAAGATAACGCTCCTTGTATCATCTTTATTGATGAAATTGATGCAGTCGGTAGACAGCGGGGAGCGGGTATCGGTGGTGGTAATGATGAAAGAGAGCAAACCTTAAACCAACTATTAACAGAAATGGATGGTTTTGAAGGTAACACAGGCATTATTATTATTGCGGCTACCAACCGTCCTGATGTTTTAGATTCTGCATTGTTGCGTCCTGGTCGTTTTGATAGACAAGTCATGGTGGATGCACCGGACTTAAAAGGACGTTTGGAAATATTGCAAGTTCATGCGCGGAATAAGAAATTAGATCCTAGCGTTTCCTTAGATGCGATCGCCCGTCGTACTCCTGGTTTTACAGGTGCAGACTTAGCTAACCTCCTCAACGAAGCAGCTATTCTCACCGCCAGAAGACGCAAAGAAGCAATTACCATCCTCGAAATTGATGATGCGGTAGATCGGGTGGTAGCTGGTATGGAAGGTGCAGCTTTAGTAGATAGCAAAAACAAACGTTTAATTGCTTACCATGAAGTCGGACACGCTTTGATAGGTACGTTAGTTAAAGAACATGACCCAGTACAAAAAGTTACCCTCATTCCCAGAGGACAAGCATTAGGTTTAACCTGGTTTACGCCCAATGAAGAACAAGGCTTAATTTCCCGTTCCCAAATCTTAGCGCGGATTATGGCAGCTTTAGGCGGTCGGGCTGCCGAAGAAATTGTGTTTGGTAAGCCGGAAGTAACCACAGGTGCAGGACAAGACCTGCAACAGGTCACAAATATGGCCAGACAAATGGTAACACGGTTTGGGATGTCTGATTTGGGCCCCTTGTCCTTGGAAAGTCCAAACCAGGAAGTATTTTTGGGGCGTGACTGGGGGAATAAATCAGAATATTCTGAGGAAATTGCTGCTAAAATTGATGCTCAAGTCAGAGAGATTGTTAGTAATTGTTACGTGAAGGTCAAAGAATTGCTGCAAGAAAACCGCATGGTTTTGGAGCGTTTAGTTGATTTGTTAGCAGAACAGGAAACCATTGATGGTGATTTATTCCGTAAGATTGTTGAGGAAAATAGCCAGGTGCGGGTAAAAGATGAACGGTTAGCTGTACCACATTAG